Proteins encoded by one window of Gordonia jinghuaiqii:
- a CDS encoding YbaB/EbfC family nucleoid-associated protein, translating into MQGYSSMVDELDRQRADLARVRKALSELTSRATSRDRLVAVTVNARGLAVDITIEPAALRRYRADQLSGLLTTLIAEADAALRTRRDELLDAAMDSDIDYADARIPAEPRPQ; encoded by the coding sequence ATGCAGGGATACTCGTCCATGGTCGATGAACTCGACCGTCAACGCGCCGATCTCGCGCGGGTGCGGAAGGCCCTGTCGGAACTGACCTCTCGGGCGACGAGCCGTGATCGGCTCGTCGCGGTGACGGTCAATGCGCGCGGCCTCGCCGTCGACATCACCATCGAACCCGCCGCGCTGCGGCGCTACCGGGCCGATCAACTCTCCGGTCTGCTCACCACCCTCATCGCCGAGGCCGATGCGGCGCTGCGGACCAGGCGAGACGAATTGCTCGATGCCGCAATGGATTCCGACATCGACTACGCAGACGCCCGCATCCCGGCCGAACCGCGACCGCAATGA
- the rplS gene encoding 50S ribosomal protein L19: MNTLDFLDKQSLRDDVPDFGPGDTLDVHVKVIEGSKERVQVFKGVVIRRQGGGIRETFTVRKVSFGVGVERTFPVHSPTIAKIDVLTRGDVRRAKLYYLRDLRGKAAKIKEKR, encoded by the coding sequence ATGAACACGCTCGACTTCCTCGACAAGCAGTCCCTCCGCGACGATGTCCCGGACTTCGGTCCCGGCGACACCCTTGACGTCCACGTCAAGGTCATCGAGGGCAGCAAGGAACGCGTTCAGGTGTTCAAGGGCGTCGTCATCCGCCGTCAGGGCGGCGGCATCCGTGAGACCTTCACCGTCCGCAAGGTGTCCTTCGGTGTCGGCGTCGAGCGCACCTTCCCGGTGCACAGCCCGACCATCGCCAAGATCGACGTCCTCACCCGCGGTGACGTCCGTCGCGCCAAGCTGTACTACCTGCGTGATCTGCGCGGCAAGGCCGCCAAGATCAAGGAAAAGCGCTGA
- the lepB gene encoding signal peptidase I encodes MADSQRPHDDHDADPEAGAAADTERPWRLKSDGDAKGRGDGKRDGKKRTSGSSSLLREVVIIVGCVLLLTWVLQTFIGRQYVIPSESMESTLIGCNGCTNDRIVIDKLAYRFGEPEPGDVVVFKGPSESWNGSWVSPRSTNPVMHKVQDALSWFGFAPPDENNLVKRVIATGGQTVECRNDEGVGVKVDGRPLREPYIDMKLQEETAAAFGPGVAGPGGSVPSCLGPDFGPITVPEGNVWVMGDNRLNSQDSRYHVEDEFQGTVPVSDIRGKVRSIIYPFSRIGGVGSDNPQQ; translated from the coding sequence GTGGCAGACTCACAGCGACCCCACGACGATCACGACGCCGACCCCGAAGCCGGGGCGGCCGCAGACACGGAGCGTCCCTGGCGGTTGAAGTCCGACGGCGACGCCAAGGGTCGCGGCGACGGCAAGCGCGACGGCAAGAAGCGCACATCGGGGTCGAGCTCGCTGTTGCGCGAGGTCGTGATCATCGTGGGCTGTGTGCTGCTCCTGACATGGGTGTTGCAGACGTTCATCGGTCGGCAGTATGTGATCCCGTCGGAGTCGATGGAGTCGACGCTGATCGGCTGCAACGGGTGTACCAACGACCGGATCGTCATCGACAAGCTGGCCTATCGATTCGGCGAGCCCGAACCCGGCGATGTCGTCGTGTTCAAGGGGCCGTCGGAATCGTGGAACGGTTCGTGGGTGTCGCCGCGTTCGACCAACCCGGTCATGCACAAGGTGCAGGATGCGCTGTCCTGGTTCGGTTTCGCCCCGCCCGATGAGAACAATCTGGTCAAACGGGTGATCGCCACCGGCGGCCAGACCGTCGAGTGCCGTAACGACGAGGGTGTCGGCGTCAAGGTCGACGGTCGTCCGTTGCGTGAGCCCTACATCGACATGAAGCTCCAGGAGGAGACGGCCGCGGCGTTCGGGCCCGGTGTCGCCGGTCCCGGCGGCTCGGTGCCGTCCTGCCTGGGGCCGGATTTCGGCCCGATCACGGTGCCCGAGGGCAACGTGTGGGTCATGGGCGACAACCGCCTCAACTCGCAGGACTCGCGTTATCACGTCGAGGACGAGTTCCAGGGCACTGTTCCGGTCAGCGACATCCGCGGCAAGGTCCGATCCATCATCTATCCCTTCTCCCGGATCGGTGGTGTGGGTTCGGACAATCCCCAGCAGTGA
- a CDS encoding ribonuclease HII → MSRWPPRSPVRRAAGLRTLEFALYRQGLGPVAGVDEAGRGACAGPLVVAACVLKPTQLASLADLDDSKKLTERTREALYRSVTRYAHSWSAVIIEAAEIDRIGVHVANIEGMRRAVAALDVQPGYVLSDGFVVPGLTAPSLPVIGGDGAAACIAAASIIAKVTRDRIMVAMDDDLPGYDFAIHKGYSTALHMSRIDSAGPSPQHRMSYRNVAARMVTSANENRDRLTG, encoded by the coding sequence ATGAGCCGGTGGCCACCACGCTCACCCGTCCGGCGTGCCGCGGGACTCCGGACCCTCGAGTTCGCTCTGTACCGGCAGGGACTCGGTCCGGTCGCCGGTGTCGACGAGGCCGGGCGCGGCGCATGTGCCGGCCCCCTCGTCGTGGCGGCGTGCGTGCTCAAGCCGACCCAGTTGGCCTCGCTCGCGGACCTCGACGACTCCAAGAAGCTCACCGAACGTACGCGTGAAGCGCTGTACCGGTCGGTCACGCGATATGCCCACAGCTGGAGCGCGGTGATCATCGAGGCCGCGGAGATCGACCGGATCGGCGTCCACGTGGCGAACATCGAAGGCATGCGCCGGGCCGTCGCCGCTCTCGACGTGCAGCCCGGTTACGTGTTGTCCGACGGTTTCGTCGTACCCGGTCTGACCGCACCGTCGTTGCCGGTGATCGGCGGGGACGGGGCGGCCGCGTGCATCGCGGCGGCCAGCATCATCGCCAAGGTGACGCGGGATCGCATCATGGTGGCGATGGACGACGATCTGCCCGGCTACGACTTCGCGATCCACAAGGGGTACAGCACCGCACTCCACATGTCCCGCATCGATTCGGCGGGGCCCTCGCCACAACACCGCATGTCGTACCGTAACGTCGCGGCACGTATGGTCACCAGCGCAAACGAGAACAGGGATAGGCTGACAGGATGA
- a CDS encoding DUF2469 domain-containing protein: protein MSAEDLEKYETEMELSLYREYKDIVGQFTYVVETERRFYLANAVEMVPRNTDGEVYFELRMSDAWVWDMYRPARFVKQVRVITFKDVNIEELEKPELRLPDEP, encoded by the coding sequence ATGAGTGCAGAGGATCTCGAGAAGTACGAAACCGAGATGGAACTCTCTCTGTACCGCGAGTACAAGGACATTGTCGGGCAGTTCACCTACGTGGTGGAGACAGAGCGGCGCTTCTACCTTGCCAATGCGGTCGAGATGGTTCCCCGCAACACCGATGGCGAGGTGTACTTCGAACTCCGGATGAGCGATGCGTGGGTGTGGGACATGTATCGCCCCGCCCGCTTCGTCAAGCAGGTCCGCGTCATCACGTTCAAGGACGTCAACATCGAGGAGCTCGAGAAGCCGGAACTCCGGTTGCCCGACGAGCCGTGA
- a CDS encoding YraN family protein yields MSDPDSLPGRPANRRGHVGRLGEDVAAQYATSLGWVVLERNWRNRYGELDLVAADGSILVIVEVKTRASRTFDDPVMAVTPAKLAQMRRLARMWLAAQDRRWSQIRFDVVSVRLDQFSPDDLALARVRHHPGVYV; encoded by the coding sequence ATGAGCGATCCCGATTCTCTCCCCGGTCGTCCCGCCAACCGTCGTGGCCATGTCGGCCGGCTGGGGGAGGACGTGGCGGCCCAGTATGCGACGTCGCTCGGTTGGGTTGTCCTCGAACGTAATTGGCGCAACCGATACGGCGAGCTCGACCTCGTGGCCGCCGACGGCTCGATCCTGGTGATCGTCGAGGTCAAGACACGCGCGAGTCGGACCTTCGACGATCCGGTCATGGCGGTGACGCCGGCCAAGCTCGCGCAGATGCGACGGTTAGCGCGGATGTGGCTCGCGGCGCAGGACCGCCGCTGGTCACAGATCCGGTTCGACGTCGTGAGTGTGCGGCTCGACCAGTTCTCTCCCGACGATCTGGCACTCGCCCGGGTGAGGCATCACCCGGGCGTCTACGTGTGA
- a CDS encoding DUF4185 domain-containing protein, which produces MSSRLTMSVRLALAGAIAFSGTAVALTAGAGVAHAAPCGNTGSGSSFLGFGSSGSSGSSGSTNVPNLGPQAPLVPYIGSISRTVGWVTGPLSANRTYSRFGISGTDLGVAWDNGRGQTLMAFGDTFGNCNAPGQQWRHNVLLRTDDDNLANGLTVPDGVAGDVTSGSVIASGQPDYAQELIPSLGISNVEVTTIPTAAISLPYGDGFRQYINYMSVRSWGTAGNWVTNYSAVAHSDDNGQTWITDQDTILVNAPISLSLPGNLRPVEYNNGKFQQNAYVRGRPGTPEADYVYQYGTPNGRFGAAFLARFKPEDILKLDNYEYWAGKGPGWVDDIKAIPDDGSAIVARNPVSELSVAWSPYLEKYIMLDGDNGIRLRTAEHPEGPWSAPKMIVPNRALVLYGPMILPNSPALQGDSKELYFNASRWSDYNVMLIRSDLSKI; this is translated from the coding sequence GTGTCGAGCCGTCTCACCATGAGTGTCCGGCTGGCGCTCGCCGGGGCCATCGCGTTCAGTGGAACCGCGGTCGCCCTCACCGCCGGGGCCGGCGTCGCGCACGCCGCGCCGTGCGGCAACACCGGTTCCGGCTCGAGCTTCCTCGGGTTCGGTTCCAGCGGTTCCTCCGGATCGTCCGGCAGCACCAATGTCCCAAACCTGGGGCCGCAAGCTCCCCTGGTGCCGTACATCGGGTCCATCTCCCGCACCGTCGGCTGGGTCACCGGGCCGCTGAGCGCCAACCGCACCTACAGCCGCTTCGGGATCAGCGGCACCGACCTCGGCGTCGCCTGGGACAACGGCCGCGGCCAGACCCTGATGGCCTTCGGCGACACCTTCGGCAACTGCAACGCGCCCGGCCAGCAGTGGCGCCACAACGTGCTGCTACGCACCGACGACGACAATCTCGCCAATGGCCTCACCGTGCCCGACGGCGTCGCCGGGGACGTGACGTCCGGTTCCGTCATCGCATCCGGACAGCCCGACTACGCGCAGGAACTCATTCCGTCACTGGGGATCTCGAACGTCGAGGTCACCACCATCCCCACTGCTGCGATCTCACTCCCGTACGGAGACGGCTTCCGCCAGTACATCAACTACATGTCGGTGCGTTCGTGGGGCACGGCGGGGAACTGGGTCACCAACTACTCCGCGGTCGCCCACTCCGACGACAACGGCCAGACCTGGATAACGGATCAGGACACGATCCTCGTCAACGCCCCGATCTCACTGTCACTGCCGGGCAACCTGCGCCCCGTCGAGTACAACAACGGGAAGTTCCAGCAGAACGCCTACGTCCGCGGACGCCCCGGCACCCCCGAGGCCGACTATGTCTACCAATACGGCACGCCCAACGGGCGTTTCGGCGCAGCGTTCCTCGCCCGGTTCAAGCCCGAGGACATCCTGAAACTCGACAACTACGAGTACTGGGCAGGCAAGGGGCCGGGCTGGGTGGACGACATCAAGGCCATCCCCGACGACGGCTCGGCGATCGTCGCGCGCAACCCGGTCAGCGAACTGTCGGTGGCCTGGAGCCCCTACCTCGAGAAATACATCATGCTCGACGGAGACAACGGCATCCGACTCCGCACCGCAGAGCACCCAGAAGGCCCGTGGAGCGCACCGAAGATGATCGTGCCCAACCGGGCACTCGTCCTGTACGGGCCGATGATTCTCCCCAACTCCCCTGCCCTGCAGGGCGACTCCAAAGAGCTCTACTTCAACGCCTCGCGCTGGAGCGACTACAACGTCATGCTGATCCGCAGCGACCTCAGCAAGATCTGA
- the bluB gene encoding 5,6-dimethylbenzimidazole synthase: protein MDVDRTTVDPTTVDPTTVAPSDENFDAAFVDDLDRLFRWRRDVRRFSRLPLETHLLPEIIAAAELSPSVGNSQPWRWVEVQSTASREAVRDNFIRCNSEALGGYDGERAQLYSSLKLAGLDDAPVHLAVFCDDSPAQGHGLGRRTVPATLEYSVVTAVSTLWLAARARGVGVGWVSILEPAEVAAELAVPSSWSLVAYLCIGYPEQAGDVPELERVGWQSRTSTADRYIIR from the coding sequence GTGGACGTTGACCGGACAACAGTTGACCCAACGACAGTTGACCCAACAACAGTTGCCCCAAGCGACGAAAACTTCGACGCGGCCTTCGTTGATGACCTCGACCGGCTTTTTCGTTGGCGGCGCGACGTGAGGCGTTTCAGTCGACTTCCGCTCGAGACTCATCTTCTCCCGGAAATCATCGCCGCCGCCGAACTTTCTCCATCGGTCGGTAACAGCCAACCGTGGCGGTGGGTGGAGGTGCAGTCGACTGCTTCACGGGAGGCCGTGCGGGACAACTTCATCCGCTGCAATTCCGAAGCCCTCGGCGGCTACGACGGCGAACGCGCACAACTGTATTCGTCATTGAAACTCGCCGGCCTCGACGACGCTCCGGTCCACCTGGCGGTCTTCTGTGACGATTCCCCTGCTCAGGGACACGGCCTCGGCCGGCGCACGGTGCCCGCAACGCTCGAGTACTCGGTCGTCACGGCCGTCTCCACACTGTGGCTCGCCGCGCGCGCCCGCGGCGTCGGCGTCGGATGGGTGTCGATCCTCGAACCCGCCGAGGTCGCGGCCGAACTCGCTGTCCCGTCCTCATGGTCGTTGGTCGCCTACCTCTGCATCGGTTACCCCGAGCAGGCCGGCGACGTCCCCGAACTCGAACGCGTGGGATGGCAGTCCCGGACATCAACCGCCGATCGGTACATCATTCGCTAG
- a CDS encoding HNH endonuclease signature motif containing protein, which produces MTAWTDLPGEFIAGIDRAQAAQSDTTTHMAALGAIRAGESYLAWCRYDTILILCDRLFTPAANSYITDGFADVVARVGREAAITRYQAELLVNEALCLRDRLPHVLATLREGITSRKQVQDIIARTNLVADGDRLDPDDPDSRPIIEVLDESIAGLLRNRAGSWSTTGLRDMVDRLVLGCDADAVRERRREALDKRGVWTRTLADGTGEITGVMAAENIRIAATAVRALADAACADDRRTRSQRNSDAMFALLTGTEFNCLCGQDDCTATIPDPSSVVTSSVVTSVSTEVVIHVVTDTATLAGASGPGWVDGHGVICDDHVRDLAARKDAVIRSVTPVRTPPTSIVAADRTTDADDTGGISRTSHLAGPQPKSYAPEPDRGTERDGVVVVYPGSHPGDPYRPTASCVDFVRVRDGYCTEPGCTRSAFSADVDHVVEYDRVFPRQGGKTSSENLNAKCRAGHLLKTHGDWVDVQYRDTDGRLVTEYVTPEGFIIPGEAETLEDLFPNLRQIRFEQASQAPPTPRVIGPDRTPRPTTDRTAAKHARRRAERARNKERRETAQQAAEKKARADAPTPQAGEPPPF; this is translated from the coding sequence GTGACGGCATGGACCGATCTACCCGGCGAGTTCATCGCCGGGATCGATCGTGCCCAGGCGGCCCAGTCCGACACCACAACCCACATGGCCGCCCTGGGTGCGATCCGGGCCGGGGAATCCTATCTCGCCTGGTGCCGCTACGACACGATCCTCATCTTGTGTGACCGTCTGTTCACCCCCGCCGCAAACAGCTACATCACAGATGGTTTCGCCGACGTGGTGGCCCGTGTCGGCCGGGAAGCCGCGATCACCCGCTACCAGGCAGAGCTACTCGTCAACGAAGCACTGTGCCTGCGCGACCGGCTACCGCACGTGTTGGCCACGCTGCGCGAGGGCATCACCTCCCGCAAGCAGGTGCAGGACATCATCGCCCGCACCAACCTGGTGGCTGATGGCGACCGGCTGGACCCCGACGATCCCGACAGCCGGCCGATCATCGAGGTCCTCGACGAATCGATCGCCGGCCTGCTCCGCAACCGGGCCGGGTCGTGGTCGACCACCGGTCTGCGCGACATGGTCGACCGCCTGGTGCTCGGCTGCGATGCCGACGCGGTACGCGAACGCCGCCGCGAAGCACTGGACAAACGTGGCGTGTGGACTCGCACCCTGGCCGACGGCACCGGTGAGATCACCGGGGTGATGGCCGCGGAGAACATCCGCATCGCCGCCACAGCCGTCCGCGCGCTGGCCGATGCAGCATGTGCCGACGACCGACGCACCCGCAGCCAACGTAACTCCGACGCCATGTTCGCCCTGCTGACCGGCACCGAATTCAACTGCCTGTGCGGCCAGGACGACTGCACCGCCACCATCCCCGACCCGAGTTCGGTGGTCACATCTTCGGTGGTCACATCAGTGAGTACCGAGGTCGTCATCCACGTCGTCACCGACACCGCCACCCTGGCCGGGGCCTCCGGACCCGGCTGGGTCGATGGTCACGGCGTCATCTGCGACGACCACGTCCGTGACCTCGCCGCCCGCAAGGACGCGGTCATCAGATCGGTCACCCCGGTCCGGACACCACCGACAAGCATCGTCGCCGCCGACCGCACGACCGACGCCGACGACACCGGCGGCATCTCGAGAACCAGCCATCTCGCCGGGCCGCAGCCGAAGTCGTATGCACCGGAACCGGATCGGGGCACCGAGCGTGATGGTGTTGTGGTGGTGTATCCGGGTTCTCACCCCGGCGATCCGTATCGGCCGACCGCGTCGTGTGTCGATTTTGTGCGTGTGCGGGACGGCTACTGCACCGAACCGGGTTGCACGCGGTCAGCATTCAGTGCCGATGTCGATCATGTCGTCGAATACGACCGTGTCTTTCCCCGCCAGGGCGGGAAGACCTCGAGTGAGAACCTCAACGCCAAATGCCGGGCCGGGCACCTACTCAAAACTCATGGCGACTGGGTGGACGTGCAGTACCGCGACACCGACGGCCGCCTGGTCACCGAATACGTCACCCCTGAAGGGTTCATCATCCCCGGCGAGGCCGAAACCCTCGAAGATCTGTTCCCCAACCTGCGACAAATCCGCTTCGAACAAGCATCCCAAGCCCCACCCACACCACGCGTCATCGGCCCGGACCGCACACCCCGTCCCACCACCGACCGCACCGCCGCCAAACACGCACGGCGGAGAGCCGAGCGTGCCCGCAACAAGGAACGCCGCGAAACCGCCCAACAGGCAGCCGAGAAGAAAGCCCGCGCCGACGCCCCGACACCTCAGGCCGGCGAGCCACCACCGTTCTGA
- a CDS encoding YifB family Mg chelatase-like AAA ATPase: MLGQTQAVGLNAFAAEVVDVEASVSSGLPGFAVTGNPDASVREARDRVRAAIKNSEFKFPELKVTVALSPADMPKIGSGFDLSMALAILAATGQVPSDKLTTTIFLGELGLDGKLRPIRGVLPAVIAARQKGYRRAVVPIEVVAEAALVEGMDVGGATNLKEVTRWLMGDHVLDTVHDVPAKPPPPVPDMADVVGQHEARHALEIAAAGAHHVLMTGSPGIGKTMLARRLPGILPPLGLEDSLEVTAIHSLVGELSPGHPLVTEPPFIAPHHSSSTTALLGGGTGFARPGAVSKAHRGVLFLDECAEMSVKALESLREPLEDGEVRVPRRDGVAVYPARFQLILAANPCPCAPAHDVDCVCSAVVRRRYLGKLSGPLLDRVDIRVRMDPPGNAALMSGAGEASAQVRERVTAARATAVERWSEFGWRTNGEVPGSALRQKFRLPPDALRPIELFLRDGRVTARGADRALRLAWTLNDLRGTDRPTEDDVAQALMYRDRGATW; encoded by the coding sequence ATGTTGGGACAAACGCAGGCGGTGGGCCTGAATGCGTTCGCCGCGGAGGTGGTCGACGTGGAGGCGAGTGTGAGTTCGGGCCTGCCCGGGTTCGCCGTGACCGGCAACCCGGACGCGTCGGTGCGCGAGGCGCGCGACCGGGTACGCGCGGCTATCAAGAACTCGGAGTTCAAGTTTCCCGAGCTCAAGGTGACGGTCGCGCTGTCACCCGCGGACATGCCGAAGATCGGTTCCGGATTCGACCTTTCCATGGCCTTGGCGATCCTGGCGGCTACGGGGCAGGTGCCCTCCGACAAGCTCACGACGACGATCTTCCTGGGAGAGCTCGGTCTCGACGGGAAGTTGCGACCGATCCGCGGGGTGTTGCCCGCGGTGATCGCCGCGCGGCAGAAGGGATACCGGCGTGCGGTGGTGCCGATCGAGGTGGTGGCCGAGGCCGCGCTGGTGGAGGGGATGGACGTCGGCGGGGCGACCAACCTGAAAGAGGTGACACGGTGGCTGATGGGTGATCACGTGCTCGACACCGTTCACGACGTGCCCGCCAAACCTCCGCCGCCGGTGCCGGACATGGCCGACGTGGTCGGTCAACACGAAGCGCGTCACGCTCTGGAGATCGCGGCGGCCGGAGCCCATCACGTGCTGATGACCGGTTCGCCGGGGATCGGGAAAACCATGCTCGCGCGGCGACTTCCGGGCATCCTGCCGCCCCTGGGACTCGAGGACTCGCTCGAGGTGACGGCCATCCACTCCCTGGTGGGGGAGTTGTCGCCGGGGCATCCGTTGGTCACCGAACCACCGTTCATCGCACCCCATCACAGTTCGTCGACCACGGCGCTCCTCGGCGGCGGCACCGGGTTCGCCCGTCCCGGCGCGGTGTCCAAGGCGCATCGTGGCGTGCTCTTTCTCGATGAGTGCGCGGAGATGAGTGTGAAGGCCCTGGAATCCCTGCGAGAACCCCTGGAAGACGGCGAGGTTCGGGTCCCCCGCCGGGACGGGGTGGCCGTGTACCCGGCCAGGTTCCAGTTGATCCTTGCCGCGAACCCGTGTCCGTGCGCACCTGCCCACGACGTCGACTGCGTGTGCTCGGCGGTCGTACGGCGACGCTACCTCGGCAAGCTGTCCGGGCCGTTGCTCGACCGCGTCGACATCCGTGTCCGGATGGACCCACCGGGCAATGCGGCACTGATGAGCGGAGCGGGTGAGGCGAGTGCACAGGTGCGGGAACGTGTCACCGCCGCCCGCGCCACAGCGGTGGAGAGATGGTCGGAATTCGGCTGGCGCACCAACGGCGAGGTCCCGGGTTCGGCGCTCCGGCAGAAGTTCCGGCTGCCGCCGGACGCACTCCGGCCGATCGAACTGTTCCTGCGCGACGGCCGGGTGACGGCCCGGGGAGCCGACCGGGCACTGAGACTGGCATGGACGCTCAACGACCTCCGCGGCACCGACCGACCCACCGAAGACGATGTGGCGCAGGCCCTGATGTACCGAGACCGAGGGGCGACCTGGTGA
- the dprA gene encoding DNA-processing protein DprA: MTADHPAELTAWAYLARVAEPPCAEVIALVDEVGPVEAASAIRRRKVPDDHRAVLAATAARYETDCTAEDLDIALRIGARLVTRADPEWPAWSLLALSQADTAARGGEPLALWVRGPARLDDLAAASVALIGSRAASSYGEHVTQMLASGLAGEGFTVMSGGAFGIDGAAHRAAVTTGGVTAAVMACGIDRDYPASHAALLAEIARTGAVISEYPPGTTAAKHRFLTRNRLVAAMSLGTVVVEAGRRSGAANTAAWARKLGRPLGAVPGPVTSATSVGCHRMIADDLAVLVSDVASVVNLVRPEGGGDVGRGRAKATDGLTPDQLRVHDAIPGRGGVGIEEIAFAAGLDVAVVRSALARLDVGGHVENVGGQWRLAAR, encoded by the coding sequence GTGACCGCGGACCATCCGGCGGAGTTGACGGCGTGGGCCTATCTCGCGCGCGTGGCCGAGCCGCCCTGTGCCGAGGTGATCGCGCTCGTCGACGAGGTCGGACCGGTCGAGGCCGCCTCGGCGATCCGCCGGCGCAAGGTGCCCGACGATCACCGTGCCGTCCTGGCCGCGACTGCTGCTCGATATGAAACAGACTGCACGGCAGAGGATCTGGATATCGCGTTGCGTATCGGTGCGCGGCTGGTGACGCGGGCCGATCCGGAGTGGCCGGCGTGGTCGCTGCTCGCGCTCTCCCAGGCGGACACCGCGGCACGCGGCGGGGAACCCCTGGCACTGTGGGTTCGGGGGCCGGCCCGGCTCGACGATCTCGCTGCGGCGTCGGTGGCGCTGATCGGTTCCCGCGCGGCGTCGTCCTACGGCGAGCACGTCACGCAGATGCTCGCCTCGGGGCTGGCGGGGGAGGGCTTCACGGTGATGTCCGGCGGCGCCTTCGGTATCGACGGCGCTGCGCACCGGGCGGCGGTCACGACCGGCGGCGTCACGGCCGCGGTGATGGCGTGCGGGATCGACCGCGACTATCCCGCGTCGCACGCCGCGCTGCTGGCCGAGATCGCGCGGACCGGCGCGGTGATCAGTGAGTACCCGCCGGGGACGACGGCGGCCAAGCATCGATTCCTCACCCGTAATCGCCTGGTGGCCGCGATGAGCCTGGGCACAGTGGTGGTGGAGGCGGGTCGACGTTCCGGTGCGGCGAACACCGCGGCCTGGGCGCGCAAGCTGGGGCGGCCGCTCGGTGCGGTCCCTGGTCCGGTGACCTCGGCGACGTCGGTCGGGTGCCACCGGATGATCGCCGACGATCTCGCGGTACTGGTGTCCGATGTGGCGTCGGTGGTCAACCTCGTCCGGCCCGAAGGTGGCGGCGACGTCGGCCGGGGGCGGGCGAAGGCGACCGACGGACTGACCCCGGACCAACTCCGCGTGCACGACGCCATCCCGGGACGGGGAGGGGTGGGAATCGAAGAGATCGCGTTCGCCGCGGGCCTGGACGTCGCCGTGGTGCGTTCGGCTCTCGCGCGACTCGACGTCGGCGGGCACGTCGAGAACGTGGGAGGGCAGTGGCGACTGGCCGCGAGGTGA
- a CDS encoding TetR/AcrR family transcriptional regulator: protein MPDQPVDQSAPQRGSRLSADDWMDAAVEILVADGIEGLKISRLSARLGVTKGSFYWHFTDIGAMKAALSDHVREVQSAAAARIEAFENLPPAERIEAMVALVSDPRRWGMEAAMRRWAETDASIADSVSELDDRTLHIANQALHELGFSDTEAHARATTLLYAGIGFVHAHGRLRQATSEDLRIFINILTRR, encoded by the coding sequence ATGCCGGATCAGCCAGTGGATCAATCCGCCCCCCAGCGGGGGTCCCGCCTCAGCGCGGACGACTGGATGGACGCGGCCGTGGAGATCCTGGTCGCCGACGGTATCGAGGGCCTCAAGATCTCGCGGCTCAGCGCGAGGCTCGGAGTCACCAAGGGCAGCTTCTACTGGCATTTCACCGACATCGGGGCCATGAAGGCAGCGCTGTCGGATCACGTCCGTGAAGTGCAGTCCGCCGCCGCCGCCCGGATCGAGGCGTTCGAGAACCTTCCCCCGGCCGAGCGCATCGAAGCCATGGTCGCTCTCGTCTCCGATCCCCGGCGCTGGGGCATGGAGGCAGCGATGCGGCGCTGGGCCGAGACCGACGCCTCGATCGCCGATTCGGTGTCCGAACTCGACGACCGGACCCTGCACATCGCCAACCAGGCCCTGCATGAACTCGGCTTCTCCGACACCGAGGCGCACGCCCGCGCGACGACCCTGCTCTACGCCGGTATCGGGTTCGTCCACGCGCACGGCCGCCTCCGCCAGGCGACGTCCGAGGACCTCCGCATCTTCATCAACATCCTCACGCGACGCTGA